The Corylus avellana chromosome ca8, CavTom2PMs-1.0 genome has a segment encoding these proteins:
- the LOC132189113 gene encoding protein arginine N-methyltransferase 2, which produces MDQGEQLCEAARSGDSDKLRALIETGADVSYFDGQGVTPLMHAAKHGHAPAVKALLEAGAPWNALSPSNISAGDFAMEAGHQDAFDILLNAGIQAELVLGTIARTADKNGDLDGVYLEDRVTFSEDKLMDSDSKAVMMAWEKPLMEAHAKAVCSGGGHILNIGFGMGLVDTAIQQYAPAMHTIVEAHPEVYERMLRTGWGKKDNVKIIFGRWQDVLSQLESYDGIFFDTYGEYYEDLREFHQHLPVLLKPGGIYSFFNGLCGGNAFFHVVYCQLVSLELENLGYSTQLIPLPVKDCLGEEVWEGVKHKYWQLDTYYLPVCQSIQDSE; this is translated from the exons ATGGACCAAGGTGAGCAGCTATGCGAGGCCGCGAGGAGCGGCGATTCGGACAAGCTGAGAGCTCTGATAGAGACCGGTGCCGATGTTTCCTATTTCGACGGGCAAGGCGTCACTCCGCTAATGCACGCGGCGAAGCACGGCCACGCCCCCGCGGTCAAGGCCCTTCTCGAAGCTGGCGCGCCATGGAACGCCCTCTCACCCTCCAACATCTCCGCCGGAGATTTCGCTATGGAAGCTGGCCACCAGGACGCTTTTGATATCCTCCTCAACGCCG GGATTCAAGCTGAATTGGTATTAGGAACAATTGCAAGGACAGCTGATAAAAATGGTGATCTTGATGGAGTTTACTTGGAAGACAGAGTTACTTTTAGCGAGGATAAGCTGATGGACTCTGATAGCAAGGCTGTCATGATGGCTTGGGAGAAACCATTGATGGAGGCTCATGCCAAAGCTGTTTGCTCAGGAGGCGGTCACATTCTGAACATTGGATTTGGAATGGGTCTTGTGGATACTGCCATTCAGCAATATGCACCTGCTATGCACACTATTGTTGAGGCTCACCCGGAAGTTTATGAACGTATGCTTCGTACCGGTTGGGGCAAGAAGGATAATGTGAAGATAATATTTGGCCGTTGGCAAGATGTTCTCTCTCAACTTGAATCTTATGATG GTATTTTCTTTGACACGTATGGAGAGTATTATGAAGACCTGAGAGAGTTCCACCAACATCTTCCTGTGTTGTTGAAGCCTGGGGGAATTTACTCATTCTTCAATGGCCTTTGTGGAGGTAATGCATTCTTCCATGTTGTCTACTGTCAGTTAGTTTCTCTGGAACTCGAGAATTTGGGCTACTCCACACAGTTAATACCATTGCCTGTTAAGGATTGCCTAGGAGAAGAAGTTTGGGAAGGTGTGAAACACAAATATTGGCAGCTTGATACATATTACCTTCCTGTTTGTCAGTCAATACAGGATTCGGAATGA
- the LOC132189112 gene encoding subtilisin-like protease SBT1.7: protein MKIMAFRLLQMVLLLTFSYTHAAVDEQNQKSKQTYIIHMDKSNMPLSFNDHFQWYAASLNSVSDSAKMLYTYNNIIHGFSTRLTAEEAESLEKQPGILSVLPEVRYELHTTRTPEFLGLEKPEVLFPTHDEVGEVIVGVLDTGVWPEIKSFDDTGMGPMPSGWKGACEEGKNFNSSSCNRKLIGARYFSKAYEAQFGPIDETVESKSPRDDDGHGTHTSTTAAGSAAEGANLYGYAHGTARGMATHARVATYKVCWLGGCFSSDIAAAVEKAIEDGVHVISMSIGGGTPDYDRDIVSTGAFKAMTLGILVSCSAGNGGPSPYSLTNVAPWITTVGAGTLDRDFPVSIPLGNGKHYTGVSLYNGKPLSDPLLPLVYAGNASNVTYGRLCLSDTLVPKKVAGKIVVCDRGSNSRVEKGRVVKKAGGVGMILANTDSYGEELVADAHLLPTAAVGQKTGDAIKNYILSDPNPTAIIGQGETKINVTPSPVVAAFSSRGPNPLTLGILKPDLIAPGVNILAGWTGAAGPTGLDGDTRRVSYNIVSGTSMSCPHVSGLAAFLKAAHPEWSPAAIRSALMTTAYPKYISGETILDVATGKPATPFDYGAGHVDPVAALDPGLVYNTTVDDYLGFLCALQYTSSQIKTATNMQFTCDSSKNYTIGEFNYPSFAVPLETASGRGGGVGETSTVKYTRTLTNVGTPETYTVSVLSPDVKILVEPKSLTFSELYEKKSYTVTFTASSMPSGSNSFAHLVWSGEKHRVGSPIAFTWT, encoded by the coding sequence ATGAAGATTATGGCTTTCAGGCTTCTGCAGATGGTTCTACTTCTAACGTTTTCTTACACACACGCAGCAGTAGATGAGCAAAACCAGAAATCAAAACAGACTTACATAATTCACATGGACAAGAGCAACATGCCGCTAAGTTTCAACGACCACTTTCAGTGGTACGCCGCATCTTTGAATTCAGTGTCGGACTCAGCAAAGATGCTTTACACCTACAACAACATAATCCACGGCTTCTCCACAAGGCTGACGGCCGAGGAAGCCGAGTCACTTGAAAAGCAACCAGGAATTCTGTCTGTCCTGCCTGAAGTGAGATACGAGCTTCATACAACTCGGACACCGGAGTTCCTTGGACTAGAAAAGCCTGAGGTTCTCTTCCCCACGCACGACGAAGTGGGCGAGGTGATTGTCGGAGTATTGGACACCGGTGTATGGCCTGAAATAAAGAGCTTTGACGACACAGGAATGGGGCCGATGCCGAGTGGCTGGAAAGGTGCATGTGAGGAGGGTAAGAACTTCAATTCATCAAGCTGCAACCGCAAACTTATTGGCGCAAGGTATTTCTCAAAAGCTTATGAAGCACAGTTTGGACCAATTGACGAAACAGTGGAATCGAAATCCCCAAGGGATGATGATGGCCATGGAACTCACACCTCAACAACAGCGGCAGGGTCTGCTGCAGAAGGAGCTAACCTCTATGGTTATGCTCACGGGACAGCTCGTGGTATGGCGACACATGCCCGAGTTGCCACATACAAGGTGTGCTGGCTTGGCGGATGTTTCAGCTCAGATATTGCAGCCGCAGTTGAGAAGGCCATTGAAGATGGTGTCCATGTCATATCCATGTCTATTGGGGGAGGAACACCAGATTACGACAGAGACATTGTCTCCACTGGAGCTTTCAAAGCAATGACACTGGGCATCCTTGTATCATGCTCGGCTGGGAATGGTGGACCAAGCCCATATTCCTTGACCAACGTTGCGCCATGGATAACCACTGTGGGTGCTGGAACTTTGGACCGTGATTTTCCCGTTAGCATTCCCCTCGGAAACGGGAAACATTACACTGGTGTATCACTCTACAACGGGAAACCGTTGAGTGATCCTCTATTACCGCTTGTTTATGCCGGTAACGCAAGTAACGTGACATATGGTCGTCTGTGCTTGAGCGACACtctagttccaaaaaaagttGCTGGGAAAATTGTGGTATGTGATCGAGGATCAAATTCTAGGGTGGAAAAGGGTAGGGTGGTTAAAAAAGCTGGAGGCGTGGGGATGATACTAGCTAACACAGATTCTTATGGGGAGGAGCTAGTTGCCGATGCACATCTCTTGCCTACAGCAGCCGTAGGACAGAAAACCGGCGATGCCATAAAGAACTATATCCTCTCAGATCCTAATCCCACTGCTATAATTGGTCAAGGAGAAACCAAAATAAATGTCACACCCTCGCCGGTGGTTGCAGCATTCAGTTCTAGAGGTCCAAATCCGCTCACTTTGGGAATACTCAAGCCAGACCTAATAGCACCAGGAGTCAATATCCTAGCTGGGTGGACGGGTGCAGCCGGACCAACTGGGCTAGATGGTGATACCAGGCGCGTAAGCTACAATATTGTTTCAGGTACATCCATGTCATGCCCGCATGTAAGCGGGTTAGCTGCATTCCTTAAGGCTGCTCACCCAGAATGGAGCCCTGCAGCCATCAGATCTGCCCTCATGACCACAGCTTACCCTAAATACATAAGTGGCGAAACCATACTGGATGTTGCTACCGGAAAACCAGCTACACCGTTTGATTACGGCGCTGGACACGTGGATCCAGTTGCTGCTCTTGATCCTGGCCTCGTATACAATACCACGGTTGATGACTACCTAGGCTTCCTATGCGCCTTACAGTATACCTCTAGTCAAATTAAGACTGCCACAAACATGCAGTTCACCTGTGATTCAAGCAAGAATTACACCATAGGAGAGTTTAATTATCCATCTTTCGCTGTTCCTCTAGAAACAGCTTCAGGCAGAGGAGGTGGAGTTGGAGAAACAAGCACTGTAAAATACACCAGGACTCTGACTAATGTGGGCACTCCGGAAACATATACCGTTTCTGTGTTATCCCCCGATGTGAAAATCTTGGTTGAACCAAAATCACTGACTTTCAGTGAACTGTATGAGAAGAAAAGCTACACCGTGACATTCACTGCCAGTTCTATGCCATCTGGTTCAAACAGCTTTGCTCATTTGGTATGGTCGGGAGAGAAACACCGGGTCGGGAGTCCAATTGCTTTCACCTGGACATGA